One Bifidobacterium crudilactis genomic region harbors:
- a CDS encoding non-canonical purine NTP pyrophosphatase produces MTLVVATHNEGKLAEIQRILADDLGSNAEAITLVTAGSLGLPDPVETGVTFEENALLKARDVARRTNLPALADDSGLIVDVLGAAPGILSARWAGAHGHDKANNALLLAQIEDIPDDRRIARFVCAAALVLPDDYSAGHSDDTAEKVAEFVRFGEMKGSIIRKPRGEHGFGYDPIFVPDEQPDRTDEDGLPLTSAQMDAGEKNAISHRGKALKAMTEVISAHIIGL; encoded by the coding sequence CCACGCATAATGAAGGCAAACTGGCCGAGATTCAGCGTATTCTCGCGGATGACCTTGGCTCGAATGCCGAAGCCATCACTCTGGTGACGGCGGGTTCATTGGGGCTTCCTGACCCAGTGGAGACCGGTGTGACCTTCGAAGAGAACGCCCTGCTCAAGGCTCGTGACGTCGCCCGACGAACGAATCTGCCCGCCTTGGCGGATGATTCCGGGCTTATCGTGGATGTGCTCGGTGCCGCTCCGGGCATTCTCTCCGCACGGTGGGCCGGGGCACATGGGCATGATAAGGCCAATAACGCCCTCCTCCTGGCCCAGATCGAAGACATCCCGGATGACAGGCGCATCGCTCGTTTCGTGTGCGCGGCTGCGCTGGTGCTGCCTGATGACTACAGCGCCGGGCACAGTGACGACACAGCAGAGAAGGTCGCGGAGTTCGTACGCTTCGGAGAGATGAAGGGATCGATTATCCGCAAACCCAGAGGCGAACACGGATTCGGTTACGACCCCATTTTCGTCCCCGACGAGCAGCCGGACCGCACCGATGAGGACGGACTGCCGCTGACCTCGGCTCAGATGGATGCCGGCGAAAAGAACGCCATATCCCATCGTGGCAAGGCGCTCAAGGCGATGACCGAGGTCATTTCCGCCCACATAATCGGTCTCTAG